The proteins below are encoded in one region of Hordeum vulgare subsp. vulgare chromosome 3H, MorexV3_pseudomolecules_assembly, whole genome shotgun sequence:
- the LOC123440863 gene encoding chitinase CLP-like: MCQLKYLILVAVSLCVLACTVAGDGGGRPLVTAVTKDAATSLYTIPVKSGRPLVLDLSGPIVWSTCDDGAPHDTLECNDIDCMRAHRFHPPSYGMPDVHSHYPCKCTAHPHNPVSGDTASGDMTRVALSANATDGINPLGPVSFTAVTSCAPDSLLQGLPAGAVGMAGLARSSLAFPAQVTGTQGVASSFALCLSSSQGNGVAIFGGGPLFVLGQPISEMLGGSTPLRKYKDSPGYYIMASKGITVDGVKVPPGEHAPLTIGLSTTIPYTELRRDVYRPFIDAFDQAMERWGAAGLRVPSPAAAPFELCYNASKLSQTRFGFFVPRINLKLDGGWIWPVFGMNSIARVDRATACLAFVEMKAGDKAGYGGGATPAVVIGGFQMENLLLVFDEEKQTLGFTAGQHLINGRSCGQFNFTMPA, encoded by the coding sequence ATGTGCCAACTAAAATACCTCATCCTCGTCGCCGTCTCGCTATGTGTGCTTGCATGCACGGTggcgggcgacggcggcggcaggccgcTGGTGACGGCCGTCACCAAGGACGCGGCAACCTCCCTCTACACCATCCCCGTCAAGTCCGGCCGCCCGCTGGTCCTCGACCTCTCCGGCCCCATCGTCTGGTCCACCTGCGACGACGGCGCCCCCCACGACACGCTCGAGTGCAACGACATCGACTGCATGCGCGCGCACCGCTTCCACCCGCCCAGCTACGGCATGCCCGACGTCCACAGCCACTACCCCTGCAAGTGCACCGCGCATCCGCACAACCCCGTCTCCGGCGACACCGCGTCGGGGGACATGACCCGCGTGGCGCTCTCCGCCAACGCCACCGACGGCATCAACCCGTTGGGCCCTGTGTCGTTCACCGCCGTGACGTCCTGTGCGCCGGACTCGCTGCTACAAGGGCTGCCGGCGGGGGCCGTGGGCATGGCGGGGCTCGCGCGCTCCAGCCTCGCGTTCCCGGCGCAGGTCACGGGCACGCAGGGCGTCGCTAGCTCCTTCGCGCTCTGCCTGTCCAGCAGCCAAGGCAACGGCGTCGCGATATTCGGCGGCGGCCCGCTCTTCGTCCTGGGGCAGCCCATCTCGGAGATGCTGGGCGGCAGCACCCCCCTCCGCAAGTACAAGGATTCCCCGGGCTACTACATCATGGCCAGCAAGGGCATCACCGTGGACGGAGTGAAGGTGCCGCCGGGCGAGCACGCGCCGCTCACCATCGGGCTCTCCACGACGATCCCCTACACGGAGCTGCGCCGCGACGTGTACCGCCCGTTCATCGACGCGTTCGACCAGGCCATGGAGCGCTGGGGTGCTGCCGGTTTGAGGGTCCCATCCCCGGCCGCGGCGCCGTTCGAGCTGTGCTACAACGCTTCCAAGCTGTCGCAGACGCGGTTCGGCTTCTTTGTGCCGAGGATCAACCTGAAGCTGGACGGCGGCTGGATCTGGCCGGTGTTCGGTATGAACTCCATTGCGCGGGTGGACCGCGCCACGGCGTGCCTCGCTTTCGTCGAGATGAAGGCGGGGGACAAGGCCGGGTATGGCGGCGGCGCGACGCCGGCGGTGGTGATCGGGGGGTTCCAGATGGAGAACTTGCTGTTGGTGTTCGACGAGGAGAAGCAGACGCTCGGATTCACCGCCGGGCAGCACCTCATCAATGGGCGCTCCTGCGGCCAATTCAATTTTACGATGCCCGCCTAG